CCATAACTGGTAACATAAAAATCAACTGAACGTCCGAATTCATATACTCAAAACAAAGTTCAACGAAGCATAAAAAATCAGAATTACTAAAGTAGACAAACATGTTTTGAGTCAAAATTTCTCATCAACATCGTATTGACCTGGCCAGAAATACTCTGTCAAAAAAGCGCTGCAGTGACATGATAACGGATCTGATAAGTCATCTCCAACCCATGGCTTCATGTTCAGATCGAAACCCCTTTTTTGTAGCATGCACAGCATCTTCTCTATGTTGGGTGTTTAAAGTTTTATTGTCTTCTTCTAGAACCCTATTAAGCTCAACATCCCTGGAGATGTCATATCCGCCGGAGGAGATAGCATCTAAATCTTCTTCTGAATCAGTGTCTGCTCCATCTAGAGTGTCAGCAACTATTTTGCCTGAATATTCAGCTAACACTGAATATATGAACATGCAACCAACAACACATTAATCTACTTAAAATATAATGATAACTTCCAAGTCATTCTAGTTATTAAGGaaaaaaatttcagaattaTGAAAAGAGGActttcaaaattaacaaatacaaaattaacTATTACCGTCTCCTTCGTCAGTAGTTTGGACAGATTTCTTGGAAAGAAGCTCTCTAATTGCACGTTATATATACTTCAATTCCTCTTTTGAAGCAATCTCCAACTCAACACCATGCAAGTTATTAAAGCGCATCTGCACCATAATAAATGTATAGTTGATGGTCTATTTTGTAAAGAATATTGTGTCTCTGTAATTCACTTTCTGTGCTAGAAATTAATTTCCAACCTTTAATTCAGCAAGTATGTCTTCAGATGTCCTACTAGCTACAAATGTCACAAAAAcatatccaaatttctcctcGTAGCTTAATCCCCATTCATGAAGTTCCTAGAAATTTTAGCATGAATGGAACAACTATCACTGGTTAAATGTCATAAGCATATAGcaatttaaaatacttatttttcaaataatgtttaactcaagtgtttaagggtacGACTAATGAACATACCTGCACAGTAGCTTCGTTCGCCGTTTCCAAGTATTCATTAGAACAAGATCGACCCGATAAAGCCTCCAACCAAGACCTAACATTCCACTTACGGGACCATATGTCTCTGGCAACCGTAATTGCATGTTCCAATGAAGAGAATGGAGAGGCCAAAGACATTTTGTTAGTGAATGTTGTGCCTGCACAGCATGATGAGAAATCCTCCGTTTTCATTTCTCCTGTTACAACAccattttatattaactatattCGTCTATGATAACAATATTGTAATTCAAGATAATTTACTTGATGTCATAATTTTCTTTATTGGAGGTTAAGAACAATAACAATGATGATGAGAACAACAAAGCCTTGAcaaataacttttaaaagcaAAAATCATTGGAAGAAATGAGGAACTGGTGGCATTCATGAAATTCAACTtgaattaaaaacttaattCAAATACGAAAACACAGATAGCAATAGAACCAGCAAACTACGTACATCATAGACACTGTTAAACTTATCAAACACACACAGATACTCTATAAATGCTGCACATGTTTTGCCATATTTTCACTATGGCACATAATCTATGTTATCAGAAACATCTACTACTGGGTCTTCTATATCATTGTTCCTTGTCAACTGTAAATCACTGATGTCACCTGCTGCTGACATGTTCAACCCGTGCTGAGGAGAAAAAGCAGCTTCAACATCCTCATTCTCTCCTCCCATGTCATACAAGTCTCGTGGTTTTACATGAACCACTACACTCCATTCTTGATCTACTTCATCACGTACACAGTACACGAACTGAGCTTCTGATGCCAATATGTACGGTTCATCCTCATCTCGATCACCGGTGTGAATTGGACGAGCGAAATTAAAGCTGGTAAGGCCAAGATGGTCTTCTTTGATTCCTCTGCTCGTAGTTGTATCATCCCAAATACATTTGAACAAAACTACTGTGAAATGGCAGCTGTAGTTTAGTTTGATTATGTCCACAAGTTTTTCATAATATGGAACACTACCAATAGCCACTCTGTTGTCACGCATGCTGGCATAACTTCTTGTATTTGATGAGACATAAACTTCACTATTTTGCATTTTCAGCCCATCTTCCTTTGTGGTAGTTTTAAACTTGTACCCATTGAGTTGTATGCCCCAAACCATCTTGCCTGAAGCATGGGACCACATGCAGCAACTTCATTTCTTTCGAATGTACAGTACTGTCCATTGGAACCTAGCACCGTAAATTGGAGTTTGTTcgtataaataatttgaatttaaaatttataattctagAAAAGGAATAAGTTGGTCAGGTTAAATTTCTACGAACCTCATGCTTGAACCGGCGAGAAAATTCTGCATGCACAACACGGTCTATCTTAGAGTGTGACCTCGTTTGATCCCGTAATTTTCTCTTGGTTTCTGATTACATGTGCATACTTACTCAATAAATGGAGCGACGGCCTCACAATTGACTAGCACATGACAATGTGCCTGATCTCTTTCCATTGGGGTCAGTACAAAATGTGATACAGCCCCTGAAGCTTTTCCAATTTTAGGGAACATAGTACATCCTGTATTGTTTGTAATATCAACAGGTCGATCGTCAACTCGCGCTGGTCGGTTGATTCTAGTCTCAGTATTTTTCAAATATCTGGAGTAGAATGTCAAAATCTCCTTGGATAAATATCCCTCCGCAATTGAGCCTTCAGCTTGTGCTCTGTTACGCACGTATTGCTTCAATCGTCCCAAGTACCTTTTTCATAAATACGACATAACGCTTAGTATATACGTGACGAAAATGGAAAAATATGTCTTAAATGCATTTAGTAGCCCGCTAACCTTTCTATTGGATACATCCACCGATAATGTACCGGGCCACCAAGTTTTAGTTCATCAACGAGGTACACCGTAAGGTGAACCATGACAGTGAAGAAGGATGGAAGAAATATCATTTCCATCTGACGCAGAGTCTGCACAACATGATTCTGAAGGGCACCAAGCTGTATAGGATTTATAGCTTTTCCACAGAGTTCTCGGAAAATGAGGACATATTCGTAATCACATTCGATACCGGACTTGGCAATGCATTCTTCACCAAAATTGGAAGTAATTGTTCCATTAGAATGTGGTAGTCGTGACTCTTCAACCTATACAACTTGCGCTGTCGGATGTCAACACAACGAGCAATATTGCTCGAGTAACCATCTGGAAAGACCACGTTCTGTAGAGTCTACAGGAATACATCCTTCTGTGGATTCGACATTGTGAATATTGCTAAATGATATTTACCACCTTCGTTCGGCTACAATTCAGGCCTTATGCCTACGCTTTGTAAATCTTTGCGAGCTTTAAGATTATCTTTTGATTTGACGCTATCGTTTAAGATAGTGTAGACCACATTGTCACAAATGTTCTTCTCTATGTGTATCACATCAAGGTTATGACGCAACATGTGATCCTTCCAGTACGGGAGTTCAAAGAACACACTCCTCTTTTTCCAAACCGAGTCATCTTGATCTGCATCTTCACCAACGCGTCTTCTTTTGGCTGTCAGAGTTGGGTTCTTCCCAAACGATACTTGTAGGTTACACTGCTGCCTTAAGACATCTATTCCAGAATACTTCATTGGTGGATCTCTGCTTTCAACTTATCCGTCAAATCTAGTCCGGTCTACTCTATATTTATGGCCCTGATTCAAGAAGCGGCGATGGCCCGTGTAACACCATTTTTGACTGAATGTTAGTCGCTGAGCCTTAGCGTCCACGTTACACGTGGGACAAGCTAACCCATTGTACGTGTTCCACCCAGATAAATTTCCCAACCCTGGAAAATCGCTAATAGTCCACATTAGCACCGCACGCATCTTGAAAGTGGTCCCCATATTAGCATCATAAGTTTCAACGCCATCCCAGAGTTGCTTCAACTCATCCACCAAGGGCTCCAAATAAACATCAATGTCGTTACCCGGCATTTTAGGACCGAGAATAATCATAGATAGTATAAAAGATGTTTGTTTCATGCATAGCCAAGGAGGAAGATTGTACGGAATAAGAATCACAGGCTAAATGGAATACGTGGTACTTATATTTCTGAAAGGATTAAAACCGTCACTTGATAAGGCTAAGCGAACACTGCGAGCATCATTGGAAAAGTCAGGATACTTTGCATCAAAGTCTTTCCATGCTTCAGCACCCCTTGGATGCCTCAAGTACCCATCGTTATTATCTGCCTCTTTATGCCATAACATGTCAGATGAAGTTTTGCTACACATGAATAACCGTTGCAGTCGTGGTATAAGAGAAAAGTAATGGAGAGTCTTCGCTGGGAGAGGCTTTTCATTTTTTCTGACAGGTATTTTTAGTTTCGTAACGGAACCCTTTCCCGTCTTCTGCTTCCATTGTGAAGTCCCACACTGCTTGCATTTTGTCGCGTTCTCATCTTCACCCCGATACAACATGCAATCATTCGGGCATGCATCTACCTTTTTGTACTCAACCCCTAACTTTCGGATAGTTTTCTTAGCTTTATACAAAGTGGACGGGAATTTGGCTTGCTCAAATGCATCCCGCAATAAGTCCAGAATCATCGACATAGCCTTGTCACTCACACCACACATACACTTAATGTGATAAAGCTTCACTAGGAAAGACAATTTTGAGTATTTCGAGCAGCCAGGATATAACTCCTACGCTCCATCCGCAAGAAGATCGGCAAAATCCTGTGCATCGCGACTTGGACCATCGTACAAGTACGGCAACTCTATATCATCGTCTTCTACAGGATCCGCTGTTGTGGTCTCCTCACTTCCAGGAGACATTGTGAAGTTAAATGCCTCGTGTACCATTTGAAGATATGGATTCACCTTGGGTATAGGGTTCTCAACTATCAGTGTGCAACTAGAGCCCTCCTCAGCTGGTTTCTCACCATGACGCAACCACAAAGTATAGCCGGCGGGAAACGGCTTTATCAATAGATGGTCGTACGCATCCTCTCTTATTTGCATAAATTGAAACCCACATTGAGGGCATGGACACTTTATCATGTTATCCGACGATGCATTCGCAAATGCAAAGTCTAGGAACATATTCAGTCCTTGTCTATATTCTATGCTATTTCGTGGCTTAAGAATCCAGGTTGTGTCATATCTATTATACACCAAATATAGGgtttaataattaatgtgcAACAACTTTTTCAAAGCTAAAATAACGTTAAGTATCGTACTGTATTCATTCCGCATGATAGAAGAAATATCGTTCTAAAAACATAACATGTATGGTAAAATACGTGTGCAACTACGAACatttaaatttatactaaaaTGTGCAGTAAAGGTAGCAtataaaactaatataaaaCAAAAGATACGCCACATAAATACAGTTATAATATGACAATAAAATTTACACCAATTACTGTTTGGCAAAAAATAACAAGAAGAGTTTTTAGATATAATACTCATTCATATAAGTTCATTCATGGAGTACCTTACGAAAATTATTAGTCCAACATATGCACATAACTCATTACGCACCTTATGTCTGTAGGTCAAAGATGCCAAAAAAAGTAGTCTGAACTGTGTATCAAATAGAAGTCAAAAGTTAGTAAACGAAAAATTACGTTAATATTATTCTCTTCATCCAGACATTGTCAAAAAattttagcataaaaaatattataagatgattattttcataaaaaataattaaaaataaattatcttaaATAACATATTTGACGTACAACAcacttaaaaatagaaaaaaagagatTAACCATATAAAAGATAAGCGGTTTATGgggttttttttagttaaataaactagacaaagagatcaacaatatataacatatattttatacaacacacttaaaaatagaaaaaaaagataaataatataaaagatacataaaagtaatttattatttttcactataTAGAACATGATTAATCGAAAAAATATATACTGAAAccgtaattaaaaaattttaagtataaaatgtcTACAAAACAGTAGATAATTAACCAAAGATTACTCTAGGCATATTCAAACAGacgtattttcttttttattattttattaaatgaacgcggaaaattaaaaaaatctggaTTGTTTAAAAATCTGGACGTCTCATTCAATCAAggcctttctttttcttttcagcCCACATGTAACCCTAAGTAGAGCTACTCCAAGAGAAATGAGAAGAACCAAAGTTCAGTGCCGCCATCACATAAAGGACTCCGCCAACTCTCCTCCAACGCGTCGCACTTCACCTATGGCCAGCCATATCCGCGTGCCACTGTCTACGGTCCTCAAGTCGCTACCTTTCCCTCCATCGCACCCATACTTTCCTTCCATTAAGCTGCCGTTGTTGTCACTGCGAAGCATCCGTCGTGCACCCGATCTGTCGCAAGATTGGTTCGTTCCTCGGTGTGAAGGTGCTCTGGTACTTCTACTTGTCGTGGTCACGCGGTGGCTCTGCATCCCCTCCATCAACGTTGACATTTGGTCGAGCTTCCAGGTatttttgtctatttatttAACTATATTTGCATGCTTGtgtttaattgatttttgaagttATTTAATTCACCTAATACCCATgcttttttagttttagatttgATGTTTATGTAACTCTATTTTTAGTGATACCCTAAGTCTGGTTCCTTGATAAAACATGTTTGTGAGTTGGTTTCAATTgaacaaaaggaaaaaacatGTTAAGCTTTTGCAGTAAACGAAAAGATTTAGTGTGGAGCAtagcaaatatttttttaaaaaatatggacCTAATAGGATAAAACAACCAATATGGTCATACGAATGAGTAAAATTTGTTCAAGAAATATATTACTGGGATTTTTACTTactagaaaaattaagaaaatcgAAAAATTGAGTTTAAAAGTTGGAGAGGAGATTAGGATGTAACACTGAAAATGGTGGTTACCTGATGAAAGTGTAGTTGGAAATTGATGATCCTCACATAAGTCTAGTGTTGGttcctaatttttcaaaagaagAGGAGTGGAGATTTATGAGTTTACAATTATATGGGCTGAAATATGTTACTATATATTTGACCAAACACctttaaaatataactaatcttcaaatttgttttgaagataacaaaaaaaatatgttttgccATCATTAACCGGATTTACAGTCACTTATCTAACAAAAGGCATTTGTTCAGatacaaataattagttaaaatgataaattaattatttaaaaggtTAAGTTTATTAGAAATATGAACGGGCAACTCAAAtcccataaattaaaattttaaatttgaaatcaaataagGTTGCTAAGTACACGGCGGAAATCTGTTTATAACTGAAGTTGTTAGGATTTCAAAATTACACCCAATATTTTAGCAGTCACTCTCTAGCGTCTTGTTAACATACTCTGTGTCTCCTTCACCCCGAGCCACTTTATAATTGTTATTTCGTATAATTTTTTCACCAATACTAAGCTTACTCCTCTGCACAGTAATCATGTCTTCTTAAACATTGAGAAGAAGGCTCTTAAACTTAGTTAAAGGGTTGAAGTTAATCTTGAATAGTGGTTGTTGGCTCCTTATTTTCTGATCAGTCACCTAAGATCAATGTATTTTACTTCTTTCTTCTGTTTgtgcattcttttttttttaattcctgGCGTGTGTATcattttgcatttcattcttaGGTTGATGAGGATTTTTCCTatgtaatagatttttttttaattttgcatttgtttttttattttgttttttttgttcctGCAACATAGTTCCAAATAACAAAGATAAGCATGTAACTTGAACTTGAATCTGAGAAAAAAACATAGTTCCacataaatttaaaatgatagtttattttttgtttacttgTGTTGAGTCGGGTATTAGGTAGAGAAACTGAGTGATAGTAATAAATTGCTGAAAAACTGACAACTTTATTGAGAAATTGCTGAAATTCTTATGGAGAAATTTACTACtttattgaaaaattgattaaattgttgCTGCTACTATGGAGATTGGTTAATCATATTAATCTACTATGTCGTGTCTGATTTTGCTGCCATATCATTTTGTGTATCATGTGGATTGTGCGTAAGAATTACTGCTTTGCATTATATTTATCAAGCTATCATGATATTCTTGATTTTGAATTGCAATTTGTTTAGATATCTGAGATATTGTTGATATATTGCTGCTGGGATTTCATGTGTTTAAGATGCATTTTGAtcaattgattttgattttcatacttAGTTCTTTTTGCGATTCCACTAATCTgggtttatgtttatatatttagGAACaatatatgattttattattgttattcatTCATCCATTGCCTCCAAGATTTGATTGCTCTTGATTTATCTTTTCATATTCATTTTTTGTTTAAGTCCATTGATGCAATTTAGTTGAGCTTGAGATCTGCAATTTTACTATTCCCTTTGTAAGTTATGATCTGcttgtttgttttttaaaatttgatatatatatatatcccttGATATCGTTCACCAAATCATTGCATTTTTACTTCTCTATACAGTAGCATTTACCATTTAGTTTGAACCTGAACCTAACTGTAACACAATGTATATATTATCATAtaacattaaaatataataaacagCACCCATCGATACCTTTGCATAGTCAAAcacacataaattaatttttaatatgtgtAGAAAAGTAAATGGTTTATCCCGCTTGTTCCTGTGCCGTAAGAATCATTTGATGTTATTTAGATTAGCTATTGTCATTAGATTTATACAGAACCAAATCCTACTTGTATTGAACTTAAATAGATTAAGAAGGTTGTagtattaattttactttttaaaaattgtggTTTGAAAAATGGAATTTCTAAAAACCAGTTTTAAAATTGGATTATTGCTTaaaaaatctgaatttgaaatggatttttaaaaaagtatcgGTTAAAACAGGATTTTTGGTTAAAAAACCAGTTTTAATACCGGATTTTAACTGGATATTTAAAAACTGGTTTGAAAACTGGTTTAGATATAAAACCGGATTTACGTATTAAAACCGGTTTGAAAcaggtttttattttttcagacCGATTTACAAccggttttaatttttttagaccCAGTTCTCTTGTTACTCCGGTTCCAGTTTGGTTTCATGCACCATAAAACACCTATCAAATGTTGATTCAAAATAGAAACACATCAATTATTGAGTGTCTATCTGATTTGCAGGCTGTTGATTTAGGTGGTCTCATCAGAACTTGAATGTGAACTTTATCTCACAGGCCACAAAGGTACGTAGTTTGGGAAGGAAGGAAGAAATAATCCCGGTATATGTAAAATGTAATGAAATTAATAATGAGTCGTTCACAGATATGAAagatgtataaaattatatcttcgatttttaaatttattggtataaaagagaaattatatCTTCGGTTTTTATATGGTTGTCATTTATACCGTCAACAATAAAAGATGTGTAAATATTAGTAACGATGCATAATAGTATTGAAAACAACCATATACTACAGCTTCTATTTTAACTAGATATATAAAAGTAAAACCTTTGCAAGAGACGTTCTGGATAAGTTTTAATAGTAGCAGGATTCCATTGTGTGGTGATGGTGAAAATCCAACCTAAGGTGAACCATGGTTTGCATATCAAAGCAACAAGCCAATGAAAACTGTAATTGTTGACCAAAGAGATAACTCGGTAGCCAAGTAGAAGTAGTAGCAGGATTAAGATCAAGACATCCATTACTCTTTTGAAATTGTATTTGAACCTATGTTTTTCATAGAAGGGAAGAGAGGTTTGGTTTGCCCTTGATTCAACCTAATAAGGTGATGAGAGAAAAACTTATATTTCTATTGATGGAGAACTATATAATACAGCTGAATTGCTTAGCTTAAAGGGGATATGATATATATCTGCCTTATTTTATAGAGAAAAAATGAGTGGTATATGCCTCTAAAAAATAGCTTATGAAACAAATAATATAGTACAAAATATAgctttcaattaataaaattcatTGTTCCTTTTAAAAGTTTAAGAGTAGAAATTTGGAGaaatctttataatttaaaaatatatttaatttgtattttaagaatattcataattatatgtatattggttttataatattttaattataactaatttttcatatttagatttattgttaatttattatattttatttgaatttagattgtattcaaaaatattaaattttcataaattaaatgaatctattatccaaaataaaaaggcaaacattagttatgagaaAAATATAAATCGTAAAGTTACAAAAAATTAAGTGATCATAATGGTGGTTATTGGTATAAAAAAGTTAATGCGGTAGATGTTTAACACCACCAAGTTTGTCTCTTATATTATCACCTTTAAAAgttgatttaattaattaatttcatgtAGTTATTACTATTCagacattaaaatttttaaatagtgtACTATATTGTTTGAAACTTGATTCATGTAATTGATATAATCATTGCGCACTATTGAGTTTTAAATTGTTGTTCTCTTACTAATTGTCTAATGACCTTGTGTTGTGTAAAGGAATAGTCAAATGCCAAGGAAACCTCGGTATACCGTTAGCACTGCAGCCGGACCTGCAGCTACCCCTAATAGTCAAACACACGCTACTCCTGTGAGTTATTTACTGCACAACTTAGATCAAATATTCATTTGCCTTTTAGGATAGACTTTTATTCAATATAAGTTGTGGGTATACTGAAATAAATTGGTTGATATATTAGCACACGGATGGAACACATGATACGGGTGCAAATACTTCTTGTGCACAGCAACGTGCTAGAGTGCCTCCACCTCCACATTCCGGCAACGGTGCTCGACAATCCCGTGTAAAGGCTATACCATTTAGACCACCGCACAATGAAGCACGACTGGCTCCATCAAGTGACATTGGGGACGATCGAGCTCCTGCGACAAATAAAAAGCAGCCGGATTTACATGAAGTTGTAGATGACCAATCAGAAGATAAAAACTATGACCCGGAGGCGGATGAGGTTGAGTCGTTCGATGACCATGTGGACGACTTATTTGCTGCACgtgaagttgaacgccaaggCCATGCCAATGGCAAAAAAAAGGACACCGATTATTGGGTTGTTGATGTCATAGGTATTCTTTTGATGCTTGTCTCTTAGAAAGTGTAATTACTCTTCAAGATGCATTCTAATTCGCTTACTAAACTGACATTTAAAGTTTGTTCCATCTGTTAGAAAATGGTGTGACTTGTTGTATGGAGCTGACTGTTAAGGAGGCATTGGCACTTCCTCCTGGAAAGAAGATCGTGCTAAACCATAACAGAGAGTTGCAACAAGTTGGTCAGGCAGCGGGCCTATTGAGCGAGTTCTTGGGGACATGGGTGTCTGATTTTCAACAGTTGCCAATTAGTGAAAAAAGTTGGAAGACAATGAGCAAGGCTTCCAAGGAGCATGCCTTTGACCAGTTTAAGGTaatgtttagtttttttttataaagaaaggTGTTACCAATGCTTAGTTCGCAAATGATTTTTTTGGTATATCTTAAATTGCAGTACATTATTAAATAACTTTAGCCACAATTAATCCGGTCCTTCGTGTATAGCAATGTAACTAATAGTTGtagtaataataacaacaataataacaataataatgataaaactTAGAAACCTGAGGAGAATGTTAAAGCTGCTCCTATTGTAAAGAATTAGAGAGTGAGTATCTATAGGTTATGATATCCGGTTAAATGAAAATGTTAGAGGAAAATAAATATGGAACACAATCGCACAAGCTGATTCTGTTACCTTCCTAACTTTGAAATTTTGGAATGTATTGtggttttaattatttgttgagagatttatttaattatttgctAGCTACAGGGTTGCTGTTTTTATGTGCTGGAATTCTTTATTAGTAGGTggatttctttggttttctatttttttgttttattctggtAAAGTAGAGAAGGATAGTGCATGTTGGGTTTTCTTTTGTTCActtatttgaattttgttgcTGAGAGTTGTTCATGTCTAATGTTGTATCTTTTGATAATATGTAAGTCTGTTTGAGGtggttaattattataatttttcctTGTCTTACTATATTGGTATGCTCCACCTCAACCCTCCTGACCAAAAAACACCTTCACATTTCAACTTTGATATTGTTGTCCATGCCTGTAGAAAGTTATTGTAAAAGATATTCAGCCTGATTCCTTTAATAGGATTTGAAAGGTTCCTTTGCCAAAAAGTTCTAACATATTGTATTAGTAACTACACTCATTAAATAatgaagtaatatatatttgatCACTACTAAG
This sequence is a window from Arachis duranensis cultivar V14167 chromosome 2, aradu.V14167.gnm2.J7QH, whole genome shotgun sequence. Protein-coding genes within it:
- the LOC107474475 gene encoding uncharacterized protein LOC107474475; amino-acid sequence: MKTEDFSSCCAGTTFTNKMSLASPFSSLEHAITVARDIWSRKWNVRSWLEALSGRSCSNEYLETANEATVQELHEWGLSYEEKFGYVFVTFVAMLAEYSGKIVADTLDGADTDSEEDLDAISSGGYDISRDVELNRVLEEDNKTLNTQHREDAVHATKKGFRSEHEAMGWR